In Leptotrichia buccalis C-1013-b, the genomic window TTTTTTAGCTTTTTTATCATCGCTCAAAGCCACATAAGGTGTTTCCAGAATTTTTGGCAAATGAGAAAATTTTTCAAAATGTGCAATTTTATTTAACACTTCAAAGCCAATGTTTCCAAATCCCAAGTTTTCGTGCCTATCTTTTTTCGCTCCACACACATTTTTACTGTCATTTAAGTGAATTACAGAAATCCTGTCAATTCCGACAATTTTGTCAAACTGCTCAATAACTCCTTCAAAATCATTTACAATATCATATCCAGCATCATGAACATGGCAAGTATCAAAACAAACTGTCAGTTTATCCTTTAATTTTACACCGTCAATAATTTTTGCAATTTCTTCAAAACTTCTTCCACATTCTGTACCTTTTCCAGCCATCGTTTCAAGTGCTACAGTCGTTTTCTGATCTTTTGTCAAAACTTCATTCAATCCTTCAATAATCTTATTAATCCCAACTTCTTCACCTTCTCCAACGTGAGCACCTGGATGAAGAACTATTCTTTTCGCTCCAATGGCATCTGTCCTTTCAATCTCCGTTCTCAAAAACTGCACCGCAATCTCAAATGTTTCAGGCTTTACCGCATTCCCAAGATTAATTATATAAGGAGCATGCACAACAATATCATCAATATCAATATTATGCTCCTTCATAAGTTTAAGCCCAGCCTCAATATTCAGCTCATCAATCGGCTTTCTCCGTGTATTCTGTGGTGCTCCAGTATAAATCATAAAAGTATTTGATCCATAAGAAACCGCTTCTTTTACTGAACCTAAAAACATATCTTTTCCGCTCATTCCCACATGTGATCCAATTTTAAAAATTTCTTTTTTCGACATTTCTTTTTTACCTTTCTTTATTTCTATTGTTTCTTTTTTCTCTTTAAAACAGGAAGTTCATCATACATCGTTTTAAATAATTCCTTCAAAAACTCTTTATTTTCAACATTATCAACCAGCAACATTTCCTTTGCCCCTTCATAAGGAACTTCATGTAAAGCATTCGGCATAAGTTCTTTCGCCGATTTTACAGCCTTCACAAGAAACCTGTCATCATAAATTCCGCCAATAACTTTTTCCCTATAATAAAGAATATATTCCCCCATCATCGCTCTATATCTAACATTTTCCACTTCTGACAACTGTTCCAATACAAAATTCAAATATTCCTTACTTGAAGCCATATTTCATCACCTATTTTTATTCTAATTTTTAATCAGTTACAATATACAATCAATCCATTACGTTCATTCTTCACAGTTTCACAAAATTGATAATCCAAACAGATTTTGTCTTACTATTCTTTTAATTCTAAATATTTTCCATATTATATTTTCTTCTAAATCTATTTAACTCTTATAGATTATCTTCCTAATTCTTTATTAAGTCTTCCGAAATTTCATCATCTGGAACATACTTTGTCATAAATTTAGTTTCTCTTTCTGCCGTTTTAAAAAATCTCTGTAAAACATCTTTTGCAATATTGTCGTATATTTTTATATCCAGCTTTTCTGATAATTCCTTCTGTAATTCAAAATACGGTGGCATATCGTCTCCATAAGCATCTTCAAATTGCTCTTGTCCTTTAGGTTCTGATTCTTCCACCTTTTTTTCAAGGGCTTCAAGATTTTCCAAATATTTCCTGTCTGCATAATTTAACCAGAAATTTGCACAATTCAGCAATAATTCAAACCATTCCACCAAATTTTCAGCAATTCTCCCACACTCAAGCGGAAAATCAAAGCAAACATATCCAATACTGCCATCTTCCAGCAAAATATAAGCTCCAGCTCCACCATCTTCGGCCAAAACTTTTCCATCAATATTAAATTCATAATCTGGATATTCCTCTTTTACTGATGTCAATTCTTTAAACTCCAATGCAAATAATGCTTCTGTTTTTTCTCTCAGTTCATCATTTTCTAAAATCATTTTAAATAACTCATTTTGAGTATATTTTTTATTTCTTGTCAATTTTTCTGTATTATCAAACATAAACTTCTCCATTCTACAAACTCTCCAATTTCTCCCTCATCTTATACAAAAATATCCCTGTCGCTACACTCACATTCAATGATTCTATATTCCCATAAATTGGAATAATCGCCTTTATATCAGAATTTTCTATCAGATATTCAGACACTCCGCCACCTTCGTGTCCAAAAATAAATGCATTATTTTCCCTCAATTCAATTTTTTCATAGGAAATTGAATCTTCGTGTAAAGCAGTCGCTATTTTTAAATAATTTTTATTATTCAAAAATTCCACAATTTTTTCAGGTGTTTCATAAATTATGTTTAACTTGAAAATTCCGCTCATTGTAGCACGTACTGTCTTTGGATTATAAACATCTACTGAACCCTTTGTCAGAATTAAATTCTGAAAGTTTGCGGCAATCATTGTTCTAATGATAGTTCCGGCATTTCCTGGATCCTGAATATCATCCAGAATTACAACATCACCCTGTATATCCTCAATTGTATTTAAATTTTTAGAATACAGGAATATTATTCCCTGACTATTTTCCTGAGTTGAAACTTCATCAAACAGATTATCCTTCAAAATTGTCAAGTTATCATGCTTAGAAATTTTATATTTTTCATCAAAATATTCAAATTTCGATTCCTTTACAATAATTTTATTAAAATTAATATTCTCATTTAAAAACTTTTCCCCTTCAGCCTTAAAAATACTGTTTTCATCACGATACTTCTTTTTATCCAGCTTTTTTAACAATTTATAAAATTTGTTATCTGGACTTGCTATTACATCTCTCATTTTTTATTTTTTCACTTTCTACTTATTTAAAAGTACAAAAATCCCAATCTATTCAATTCATAAAGCTCAATTTTAGAGGGATTTCTGTATAATTTAAAATATTTATATTTAATTATTGTTCACAACTGTCTGTGTATTTATAAATTTTATTTTTATCTTTTATTATATCTTCACCATCTATAGTAAATGCAGCAAAACTTTCAACGTCTGCACCTTTAACTTCCTTAGTTCCACAATATACTTTATTTTTATCTTTTGCATAACCTGCCATATATTGTACAAATGATGGAATATCAGCATTTTCAACTTTAGATAAAATATTATTTGGAGTTAATTTAGCTAATCCATTAAAATAATAAACTCCATTTTTATCTTGAAAATAACCAGTATAATTTGAATTAATTAATTCATAAAAACCGTTATTAGAATATTTAAAGGTCTTGCTGTCAAAGTTTAAAGGCATTATTTCATATTTTTCATTTCCAATTTTCCCTTTCAAATAATAAACATTATTTTTATCTTTTATGAAAGAAACAAAATCTTCATGATTTTTAAATACAAATTTGTTTCCAACAAACTCCAATCCATCTGGACTTACACCGTTTATTTTATTTCCATAATAATAAACATTGTTTTTGTCTTTTGAAAATTCATCATTCAAAACCTTAAAACTGTTTCTATCTGCATCCGCTATTTTTTTCAAGCCCATTTTATACAATTCATTTTCGTAATACACATTATTTTTATCATGGAAATAATTTTCCCAGTAATCAAATATTTCAAAAGTTTTAGAATCTACTTTAGGATTTTTTACTGCAACTACTTTTACACTTTTCAGTTTATCAGTTTTTTCATCATATACTGTAACAAGTTTATATATATTTTTACTATCACTCAAAAAATTAAGTGGTATATTTCGTCTATTAACAAGCCTTACAACTTTAAAGCCATTTGGGCTTATATCATTTAGTTTTCTTCCTCTATAATAAACATTTTTTTTATCATATGAAAAATCTTCATCTTCTACAATAGTAAAACTATTTTTATCTACATCTTGTAATTGGATAACATCCATTCTTGTATAATAAATATTATTTTTATCTTTAGAATAATTGCTATCTTTCATTACTTCAAAAGTATCTTTATCAGCGTTTTTTATTATAAGATACCCAGTTTCTTTGTATGGTGTTATGGCATATATGTTTTCATTATCTTTTCCATAAATAATCGTACTTGAATTACTTGAATTATTTTTTATTATTTCAAATTCTTCAGGATTTTTTATACCTAATTTTTCTCCAGAATAAAATATTTCATTTCCATTTTTAACCAAATCATTATCCAAAACTTTAAAATCTTTTTCATTTATTTTCCCAAGATTTTTAACATCTCCAAAGTAATAATACAGGTTATTCTTATCTCTGGCGTAATTTGTTCCAGAAACTTCCTTAAAAGTTTGGGGATCTGCACCTTTTACAATGTCTAATCCAGCATACACATTTTTATCATCTTTGGAATATGATCCGTCTGAAATCACCTTAAATGTTTTTGGATTCGCACCTTCAATTTTTTCTCCTGAATAATAGACTGCATTTTTGTCTTTTGCATAACTACGGTCTCCTTCCAGAACCACAAACGAATTTACATCTGCATTTAAAATTTTATCTGAATCATAGAATACATTTTTATCATCTTTTGAATAATATTGACTCAAAACTTTTATTGTTTTGGGATTTGCCCCGTTTATTTTCCGAATCCATTCGTTAATTGGACTGTAAACATTATTTTTATCTTTTGAATAATTGTTTGGTAGCACTTCAA contains:
- a CDS encoding deoxyribonuclease IV yields the protein MSKKEIFKIGSHVGMSGKDMFLGSVKEAVSYGSNTFMIYTGAPQNTRRKPIDELNIEAGLKLMKEHNIDIDDIVVHAPYIINLGNAVKPETFEIAVQFLRTEIERTDAIGAKRIVLHPGAHVGEGEEVGINKIIEGLNEVLTKDQKTTVALETMAGKGTECGRSFEEIAKIIDGVKLKDKLTVCFDTCHVHDAGYDIVNDFEGVIEQFDKIVGIDRISVIHLNDSKNVCGAKKDRHENLGFGNIGFEVLNKIAHFEKFSHLPKILETPYVALSDDKKAKKVPPYKFEIEMLRAGKFDEGVLEKIKNQ
- a CDS encoding TfoX/Sxy family protein translates to MASSKEYLNFVLEQLSEVENVRYRAMMGEYILYYREKVIGGIYDDRFLVKAVKSAKELMPNALHEVPYEGAKEMLLVDNVENKEFLKELFKTMYDELPVLKRKKKQ
- a CDS encoding TrmH family RNA methyltransferase, whose protein sequence is MRDVIASPDNKFYKLLKKLDKKKYRDENSIFKAEGEKFLNENINFNKIIVKESKFEYFDEKYKISKHDNLTILKDNLFDEVSTQENSQGIIFLYSKNLNTIEDIQGDVVILDDIQDPGNAGTIIRTMIAANFQNLILTKGSVDVYNPKTVRATMSGIFKLNIIYETPEKIVEFLNNKNYLKIATALHEDSISYEKIELRENNAFIFGHEGGGVSEYLIENSDIKAIIPIYGNIESLNVSVATGIFLYKMREKLESL
- a CDS encoding DKNYY domain-containing protein, whose protein sequence is MKRKFFKVLLGVFILANLGMAEYVKKDNEIYYKFSKEDETGFKVENVDLNTFKILNDKYAKDNKSVYFLGNKSFEDVDIKTFEVLPNNYSKDKNNVYSPINEWIRKINGANPKTIKVLSQYYSKDDKNVFYDSDKILNADVNSFVVLEGDRSYAKDKNAVYYSGEKIEGANPKTFKVISDGSYSKDDKNVYAGLDIVKGADPQTFKEVSGTNYARDKNNLYYYFGDVKNLGKINEKDFKVLDNDLVKNGNEIFYSGEKLGIKNPEEFEIIKNNSSNSSTIIYGKDNENIYAITPYKETGYLIIKNADKDTFEVMKDSNYSKDKNNIYYTRMDVIQLQDVDKNSFTIVEDEDFSYDKKNVYYRGRKLNDISPNGFKVVRLVNRRNIPLNFLSDSKNIYKLVTVYDEKTDKLKSVKVVAVKNPKVDSKTFEIFDYWENYFHDKNNVYYENELYKMGLKKIADADRNSFKVLNDEFSKDKNNVYYYGNKINGVSPDGLEFVGNKFVFKNHEDFVSFIKDKNNVYYLKGKIGNEKYEIMPLNFDSKTFKYSNNGFYELINSNYTGYFQDKNGVYYFNGLAKLTPNNILSKVENADIPSFVQYMAGYAKDKNKVYCGTKEVKGADVESFAAFTIDGEDIIKDKNKIYKYTDSCEQ